A portion of the Shewanella sp. SNU WT4 genome contains these proteins:
- a CDS encoding histidinol-phosphate transaminase: MIIKRIIIQIGEGVELSRRELLGAGGAACVLALTGCQSVSHATKASASAAPLLLNFNENALGVPPSCMRALSQQLPQAFLYPDAPKAEFMAALAQYHGVTAEQLIYGNGSSEVLKMSVDAMVTNAIDNAGAKVTEIQLVMPDPSYGVVADYASARGVKVVAVPLNSELQIDLVAMQAQVDSFNGCSIIYLCNPNNPTSLLMATDPLQAWLAQASVKLQFIVDEAYGEYANPKTFVSAVAAVKAENPYLVVTRTFSKIYGLAGLRVGYGVAHPQMIVAMTRQASIDNANLAGCVAATAALSDNTWLALSLASQARALALVTQTLDALGLKHLDCNANFMFHQVNGDTDLYQQRMKAAGILVGRKFNHTNGWNRLTLGTPEQMEKFCRTLIQFRQQGWV, encoded by the coding sequence ATGATAATAAAAAGAATAATTATTCAAATTGGTGAAGGCGTGGAATTATCAAGACGGGAATTATTAGGCGCAGGCGGCGCGGCGTGCGTATTGGCATTAACGGGTTGTCAGTCAGTGAGTCATGCAACTAAAGCATCGGCCAGTGCTGCGCCTTTATTGCTTAATTTCAATGAAAACGCTTTAGGTGTTCCACCAAGTTGCATGCGGGCATTAAGCCAGCAATTGCCACAGGCTTTTTTATATCCAGATGCGCCAAAGGCTGAGTTTATGGCGGCGTTAGCTCAATACCATGGCGTTACGGCCGAGCAGCTGATTTACGGCAATGGCTCGTCAGAAGTGCTTAAAATGTCAGTGGATGCCATGGTGACTAATGCCATTGATAATGCGGGCGCTAAGGTCACTGAGATTCAATTAGTGATGCCAGATCCAAGTTATGGCGTGGTGGCTGATTATGCCAGTGCCCGCGGTGTAAAAGTGGTTGCTGTGCCACTTAACTCAGAGTTACAGATTGATTTAGTGGCTATGCAAGCGCAGGTCGACTCTTTTAATGGCTGCTCTATCATCTACTTATGTAACCCCAATAACCCCACCAGTTTATTGATGGCAACTGATCCGCTGCAAGCTTGGTTAGCTCAAGCATCGGTAAAGCTGCAATTTATTGTCGATGAAGCTTATGGTGAATATGCTAATCCCAAGACCTTTGTATCAGCCGTGGCTGCGGTGAAGGCCGAAAATCCGTATTTAGTGGTAACACGCACCTTTTCTAAAATTTATGGCTTAGCTGGACTGCGGGTAGGTTATGGCGTAGCTCATCCGCAGATGATAGTGGCTATGACACGTCAAGCCAGCATAGATAATGCTAACTTAGCGGGCTGCGTGGCAGCAACGGCGGCACTTAGCGATAATACTTGGTTGGCATTAAGCCTTGCTTCGCAAGCGCGCGCATTAGCGTTAGTGACCCAAACCTTAGATGCCCTAGGGCTTAAGCATCTTGATTGCAATGCTAACTTTATGTTTCATCAGGTGAATGGTGACACTGATTTATATCAGCAGCGTATGAAGGCTGCAGGCATTTTAGTCGGGCGTAAGTTTAATCATACTAATGGTTGGAACCGCTTAACCTTAGGGACGCCAGAGCAAATGGAAAAATTTTGTCGCACCTTAATTCAATTTAGGCAGCAAGGCTGGGTGTAA
- a CDS encoding EAL domain-containing response regulator — translation MDNLTPYSSSASEKYPHIDHVLVIDDSKAILLIVKNILSTFGDFQITVTDDPAKALSIIARNPKRYSLILTDLNMPNIDGMAVLRGLGEIGYQGTVGIISEMEKRIVHLAADIAKGYRLRLIGCIAKPLQPEDLNGLLLKADSLLANQHHSLDLLSEQQLRAAIADERIEAYYQPKVNMKTHEVSSVEALMRIRLQGETDAVTPNRFLPLAVSLNLLDVMTNIMIKKAIADLPKLKKQFGDSVHLCINLAPPQLENLALVDELQLMFSSNGVGPEQLVLEITEDNALRSTHQLETLNRLRMRGFGVSLDDFGTGFTNINQLRHLPYSEIKIDRSLIINIHRDVFCQAVVHSLIEIASQMDVNLVAEGIEQVEELTYLFGHYDEMLIQGFLISKSRSLSSLISWHVTWQKQFAKLTQGS, via the coding sequence ATGGACAATTTAACCCCATATTCTTCATCTGCTAGCGAAAAGTATCCCCACATTGATCACGTGTTAGTGATTGATGATTCCAAAGCGATTTTGCTTATCGTAAAAAATATCCTCTCCACCTTTGGTGATTTTCAAATTACTGTGACTGACGATCCCGCCAAAGCGTTGTCGATTATTGCCCGCAATCCTAAGCGTTATAGCTTAATTTTGACGGATTTAAATATGCCGAACATAGATGGCATGGCGGTGCTACGGGGGTTAGGTGAAATCGGTTATCAAGGTACGGTTGGCATAATCTCGGAAATGGAAAAACGAATTGTGCATTTGGCGGCCGATATCGCTAAAGGATATAGACTGCGCCTGATTGGCTGCATAGCTAAACCTTTGCAACCAGAAGATCTTAACGGTTTGTTATTAAAGGCTGATAGCTTACTCGCCAATCAGCATCATTCTCTTGATTTATTAAGTGAGCAGCAACTGCGCGCTGCTATCGCCGATGAGCGAATCGAGGCTTATTACCAGCCAAAAGTGAATATGAAAACTCACGAGGTGAGCTCGGTTGAGGCGCTGATGCGAATTAGGCTTCAAGGCGAAACCGATGCCGTAACTCCAAATCGTTTCTTACCTTTGGCAGTATCGCTTAATTTATTAGATGTTATGACGAACATAATGATAAAAAAGGCGATTGCGGATTTACCTAAGTTAAAAAAACAGTTTGGTGACTCAGTGCATCTGTGCATCAATTTAGCGCCGCCACAACTAGAGAACTTGGCGTTAGTGGATGAGTTACAGTTAATGTTTTCAAGTAATGGCGTGGGCCCTGAACAACTAGTACTTGAAATTACCGAAGATAATGCCCTGCGCAGTACTCATCAACTTGAAACCTTAAATCGCTTACGTATGCGCGGTTTTGGCGTGTCCTTAGATGATTTTGGTACCGGTTTTACTAATATTAATCAGTTAAGGCACTTGCCTTACAGTGAAATTAAAATTGATAGGTCATTGATCATTAACATCCATAGGGACGTATTTTGTCAGGCTGTGGTGCACTCTTTGATTGAAATCGCCTCGCAAATGGATGTGAATTTAGTGGCCGAAGGCATTGAGCAGGTTGAAGAGTTAACTTATTTATTTGGTCATTACGATGAAATGCTTATTCAAGGCTTCTTAATCAGTAAGTCGCGCTCACTTTCAAGCTTAATAAGCTGGCATGTGACTTGGCAAAAGCAATTTGCCAAATTAACCCAAGGCAGTTAA
- a CDS encoding zinc ribbon-containing protein gives MSDRSSQMLALYQTLIDKVKVDFGDNNQLSTKDLMASVTKGTDYLKLKQIADSEELALVEHFLKRDIIAFLNEQHADELSYSPTMIAMENTFWHWLSEITDRSQVEWHELSQDFKQHGEYQSGDIISQGTLTCIHCGHKMHIEFTGLIPDCPQCEQSEFIREALTP, from the coding sequence ATGAGTGATCGAAGTTCACAGATGTTAGCCTTATATCAGACGCTGATTGACAAGGTTAAAGTCGATTTTGGTGATAATAATCAACTCAGTACTAAAGATTTAATGGCGTCAGTGACTAAGGGCACTGATTATTTAAAACTCAAACAAATCGCCGATAGTGAAGAGTTAGCGCTGGTGGAGCATTTTCTTAAACGCGACATTATTGCCTTTCTCAACGAGCAGCATGCCGATGAGCTCAGCTATAGCCCAACCATGATTGCGATGGAAAATACCTTTTGGCACTGGTTAAGTGAAATTACTGACCGCAGCCAAGTAGAGTGGCATGAACTTAGCCAAGATTTTAAGCAGCATGGCGAATACCAAAGTGGTGACATTATTAGTCAAGGCACCCTGACGTGTATTCATTGTGGCCATAAAATGCATATTGAATTCACCGGGCTTATTCCTGATTGTCCGCAGTGCGAACAAAGTGAGTTTATTCGTGAAGCCTTAACCCCTTAG
- the leuS gene encoding leucine--tRNA ligase, translated as MQEQYNPSEIETLVQQHWADNKTFEVTEDNTKEKYYCLSMFPYPSGRLHMGHVRNYTIGDVVARYQRLQGKNVLQPIGWDSFGLPAENAAINNKTAPAPWTYENIDYMKNQLKLLGFGYDWSREIATCTPEYYRWEQWFFTKLYEKGLVYKKTSAVNWCPNDQTVLANEQVQDGCCWRCDTKVEQKEIPQWFIKITAYADELLSELDNLDGWPEQVKSMQRHWIGRSEGIEMTFQVADSDQSFDIYTTRPDTVMGVTYVAIAAGHPLAEEAATNNPALAAFIEECKESSTAEADIATMEKLGVDTGLKAVHPLTGELVPVWAANFVLMNYGTGAVMSVPGHDQRDYEFAKKYGLEIKAVIKPVDSEVDISEAAYTEKGVLFNSSEFDGLDFQAAFDAIDAKLSAEGKGKRQVNFRLRDWGVSRQRYWGAPIPMVTLEDGTVMPTPEDQLPVILPEDVVMDGIQSPIKADKEWAKTTVNGQPALRETDTFDTFMESSWYYARYCSPHADQMIDPAKANYWLPVDQYIGGIEHACMHLLYFRFFHKLLRDAGLVNSNEPAKQLLTQGMVLADAFYYTNDKGGRVWVSPLDVTVLEKDDKGRILACVDQEGHELVYTGMSKMSKSKNNGIDPQMMVEKYGADTVRLFMMFAAPPELTLEWQESGVEGAHRFIKRLWKLASDHIGLGATEALDIKALSPEQKALRRELHKTIAKVSDDISRRQMFNTAVAAVMELMNHLQKAPMASAQDRALMEEALSAVVRLLYPIIPHLCFQLWQQLGNEGVIEDSRWPEVDQDALVEDSKLIVVQVNGKVRAKITVAADASKETVEALGLADEHVAKHLDGLTVRKVIFVPGKLLSIVAN; from the coding sequence ATGCAAGAGCAATATAATCCCTCAGAAATCGAGACCTTAGTGCAACAGCATTGGGCCGATAACAAAACATTTGAAGTCACTGAAGATAATACCAAGGAAAAGTACTATTGCCTTTCCATGTTCCCTTATCCATCTGGACGCCTGCACATGGGCCATGTGCGTAACTACACCATAGGTGATGTGGTTGCTCGCTACCAGAGACTGCAAGGAAAAAATGTTCTGCAACCTATCGGTTGGGACTCATTTGGCTTGCCAGCGGAAAACGCGGCGATTAATAATAAAACTGCGCCGGCGCCATGGACTTACGAAAACATCGATTACATGAAAAACCAGCTGAAATTGCTGGGTTTCGGTTATGACTGGAGCCGTGAAATCGCTACTTGTACCCCAGAATACTATCGCTGGGAACAATGGTTCTTCACTAAGTTGTATGAAAAAGGCTTAGTCTACAAGAAGACCTCAGCGGTTAACTGGTGTCCGAATGACCAAACGGTACTGGCCAACGAGCAAGTACAAGACGGTTGCTGCTGGCGCTGTGATACTAAGGTTGAGCAAAAAGAAATTCCGCAGTGGTTTATTAAAATCACAGCCTATGCCGATGAACTGTTATCTGAATTAGATAACTTGGACGGCTGGCCTGAGCAAGTTAAATCCATGCAACGTCATTGGATTGGCCGCAGCGAAGGCATAGAAATGACCTTCCAAGTCGCTGACAGCGATCAGAGCTTTGATATTTATACCACTCGCCCTGATACAGTCATGGGCGTGACTTATGTTGCTATTGCTGCAGGTCACCCATTAGCTGAAGAAGCGGCTACCAATAATCCAGCCTTAGCGGCCTTTATTGAAGAGTGTAAAGAATCTTCTACCGCAGAAGCCGATATCGCCACCATGGAAAAACTGGGTGTTGATACTGGTCTTAAAGCCGTTCACCCATTAACCGGTGAATTAGTACCTGTATGGGCTGCTAACTTTGTACTGATGAACTACGGCACTGGCGCGGTAATGTCAGTTCCTGGCCATGATCAGCGTGATTATGAGTTTGCAAAGAAATACGGTTTAGAAATCAAGGCAGTTATTAAGCCAGTTGATAGCGAAGTCGATATTAGCGAAGCCGCTTACACTGAAAAAGGCGTGTTATTTAACTCATCTGAATTTGATGGCTTAGATTTCCAAGCGGCATTTGATGCTATTGATGCCAAGCTGAGCGCTGAAGGCAAAGGTAAGCGTCAAGTGAATTTCCGTCTGCGTGACTGGGGCGTATCGCGTCAACGTTACTGGGGCGCGCCTATCCCTATGGTGACTCTGGAAGATGGCACTGTGATGCCAACGCCTGAAGATCAACTGCCAGTGATCCTGCCAGAAGATGTCGTCATGGACGGTATTCAAAGCCCAATCAAGGCTGACAAAGAGTGGGCGAAGACCACAGTCAATGGCCAGCCAGCGCTGCGTGAAACCGATACCTTTGATACCTTTATGGAATCATCATGGTACTACGCACGCTACTGTAGCCCACACGCTGATCAAATGATTGATCCCGCTAAAGCTAACTACTGGTTGCCAGTAGATCAGTATATCGGCGGTATTGAACACGCTTGTATGCATTTGCTGTATTTCCGCTTCTTCCACAAGTTGCTGCGTGATGCGGGTCTGGTAAACAGCAATGAGCCAGCGAAGCAATTGCTGACTCAAGGCATGGTGTTAGCCGATGCCTTCTATTACACCAACGACAAAGGCGGCCGTGTATGGGTATCGCCACTTGACGTGACTGTACTTGAGAAAGATGACAAAGGCCGCATCCTTGCCTGTGTTGACCAAGAAGGTCATGAGCTGGTGTATACCGGTATGAGCAAGATGTCTAAGTCGAAAAACAACGGTATTGATCCACAAATGATGGTGGAAAAATACGGCGCCGATACTGTGCGTTTGTTCATGATGTTCGCAGCCCCTCCAGAGCTTACCTTAGAATGGCAAGAGTCTGGCGTAGAAGGCGCGCATCGCTTCATTAAGCGTTTATGGAAGTTGGCGAGCGATCATATTGGTTTAGGTGCTACTGAAGCGTTAGACATCAAAGCCTTAAGCCCAGAGCAAAAAGCCCTGCGCCGCGAGCTGCACAAGACAATTGCTAAAGTAAGCGATGATATTAGCCGTCGTCAGATGTTCAACACTGCCGTTGCTGCGGTAATGGAACTGATGAACCACCTGCAAAAAGCGCCAATGGCCAGCGCTCAAGATCGCGCCTTGATGGAAGAAGCGTTATCTGCTGTGGTACGTTTGCTTTACCCTATCATTCCACACTTGTGCTTCCAGTTATGGCAGCAACTGGGTAATGAAGGCGTGATTGAAGATTCGCGTTGGCCTGAAGTTGACCAAGATGCCTTGGTTGAAGACAGCAAGCTCATCGTGGTGCAAGTGAACGGTAAAGTTCGCGCTAAAATCACGGTAGCGGCTGATGCCAGCAAGGAAACCGTAGAAGCCTTAGGCTTAGCCGATGAGCATGTGGCTAAACATCTTGATGGTTTAACCGTACGTAAAGTCATTTTTGTACCAGGTAAGCTGTTGAGCATTGTTGCTAACTAA
- the lptE gene encoding LPS assembly lipoprotein LptE, which yields MKLTQRISSVVLALVVLTSAGCGFHLQSSYFIPASLTTLHLSSSDNYSELTRLVRERLRLNNITLVNAAADIPTLRLVHDSLERSTLSLYPSGNVAEYELIYQVHFSVRFDKQEAKEFDVVIRRDYLDDPRTALAKSKEMELLLKEMRAQAADKIIQTLSTVETN from the coding sequence ATGAAGTTAACTCAACGGATAAGTAGCGTCGTACTGGCACTGGTCGTGTTGACCAGTGCTGGTTGCGGCTTTCACTTACAGAGCAGTTATTTTATTCCTGCATCATTAACAACTCTGCATTTGAGTTCTAGTGATAATTACAGTGAATTAACGCGACTGGTGCGCGAGCGCCTGCGCCTCAATAACATTACTTTAGTTAATGCCGCGGCCGATATTCCAACCTTACGTTTAGTCCATGATAGTTTGGAGCGTTCAACCTTGTCCCTGTATCCCTCGGGCAATGTTGCTGAATATGAACTTATTTATCAGGTCCACTTTTCAGTACGCTTTGATAAGCAAGAGGCTAAAGAGTTTGATGTGGTCATTCGCCGCGATTATTTAGATGATCCGCGTACTGCATTAGCTAAGAGTAAAGAAATGGAATTGCTGCTCAAAGAAATGCGAGCGCAAGCGGCCGATAAAATTATCCAAACCCTATCGACGGTTGAAACTAACTAA
- the holA gene encoding DNA polymerase III subunit delta, with amino-acid sequence MRVYPEQLASQLSTLASCFLLFGDDPWLLGQCRQQILSAAKAQGFDEHIQLVQEGQFQWPELQQEWQSLSLFANRRVIELTLPQAKPGTEGSQCLQQLLATPNPDLILILQGPKLAADQTKSKWFKQLDSHGIYLPCLTPEGPQFLRWLTARIKHYALTLDKEAASLLAYLYEGNLLACDQALQLLQLLHGQELVPAHKLHEYFDDQSRFSVFQLTDALLENHTNKAMHMLAQLKAEGTAMPILLWGLLRELSLLLAVKQPGADQRQLFNQHRVWDKRQQAYKQSAGRLTLSQIETMLAMTSNLELALKQQGQENWILLAHICLLFNPKAHQALPQFSQ; translated from the coding sequence ATGCGGGTCTATCCTGAACAACTTGCTAGCCAGCTATCAACGCTGGCTAGCTGTTTTTTACTCTTTGGTGATGATCCTTGGCTGCTAGGCCAGTGTCGTCAACAAATTCTTAGCGCTGCCAAAGCTCAAGGTTTTGATGAACATATTCAACTGGTGCAAGAAGGCCAATTTCAATGGCCAGAATTGCAGCAAGAATGGCAAAGCTTAAGCTTATTTGCTAACCGCCGCGTGATTGAACTGACCTTGCCACAAGCTAAACCTGGCACTGAAGGTAGTCAGTGTTTGCAGCAATTACTGGCAACGCCTAATCCTGATTTAATTCTTATTCTGCAAGGCCCAAAACTTGCTGCCGATCAAACCAAAAGCAAATGGTTTAAGCAGTTAGATAGTCACGGCATTTACTTACCTTGCCTAACCCCTGAAGGGCCACAATTTTTACGTTGGCTCACGGCGCGCATCAAGCATTACGCTTTAACCTTAGATAAAGAAGCCGCGAGCTTACTTGCCTATCTGTATGAAGGTAATTTATTAGCCTGCGATCAAGCGCTGCAATTATTGCAGTTATTGCACGGCCAAGAGTTAGTACCGGCGCACAAGCTGCACGAGTATTTTGATGATCAGTCGCGCTTTAGCGTCTTTCAACTAACTGATGCCTTGCTTGAAAACCACACCAATAAAGCCATGCATATGCTAGCTCAGCTCAAGGCTGAAGGTACGGCTATGCCAATTTTACTGTGGGGATTGCTGCGAGAACTGAGCTTATTGCTGGCAGTGAAGCAACCGGGCGCCGACCAAAGGCAGCTATTTAATCAGCATAGAGTCTGGGATAAACGCCAGCAGGCCTATAAACAAAGCGCAGGCCGCCTAACTTTATCGCAAATTGAAACCATGTTAGCCATGACATCCAATTTAGAATTGGCCTTAAAACAACAAGGGCAAGAAAATTGGATTTTATTAGCCCACATCTGTTTGCTGTTTAACCCTAAGGCCCATCAAGCCCTGCCGCAATTTAGCCAATAG
- the nadD gene encoding nicotinate (nicotinamide) nucleotide adenylyltransferase yields the protein MRIALLGGTFDPIHLGHIQLALAAKSQLAVDEVWLLPNATPPHKPQPKANVQQRLAMLSLVCKQWPELNVCDYELKQAGPNYTYLTLQGLHKLYPQHQWVFLMGMDSLVNLPLWRSWQELLTLCHIGVYQRPGWQLEAQTPVAAYYQTHLVTQDKIWQRASGAFTPCIMPDMPISSSDIRAQLQANTPYDLVTGLPHCVQDYIAAEHLYR from the coding sequence GTGAGAATCGCATTATTGGGGGGCACATTTGACCCCATACATTTAGGTCATATTCAATTAGCGCTGGCGGCCAAGTCGCAGTTAGCGGTTGATGAAGTGTGGCTGCTCCCCAATGCCACGCCGCCTCATAAACCTCAGCCCAAGGCCAATGTGCAGCAGCGCTTAGCTATGCTGAGCTTGGTATGTAAGCAGTGGCCTGAACTTAACGTCTGCGACTATGAACTTAAGCAAGCGGGTCCTAATTACACCTATTTAACCTTGCAGGGACTGCATAAGTTATATCCACAGCATCAATGGGTATTTTTGATGGGAATGGATAGCCTAGTGAATTTGCCATTATGGCGCTCGTGGCAAGAGTTATTAACGCTTTGCCATATTGGCGTTTATCAACGCCCCGGTTGGCAACTGGAAGCACAAACCCCAGTGGCCGCCTATTATCAAACGCACTTAGTGACTCAAGATAAGATATGGCAGCGCGCCAGTGGCGCCTTTACGCCCTGCATAATGCCAGACATGCCCATATCCTCTAGCGATATACGCGCGCAGCTGCAAGCAAATACCCCCTATGACTTAGTCACAGGCTTACCTCACTGCGTGCAAGATTACATAGCAGCAGAGCATCTTTATCGCTAA
- the rsfS gene encoding ribosome silencing factor: protein MQSEQLKQFVFDKVDDLKAKDIQVFDVSAHSNITDTMVICTGTSKTHVRAIAENLVCEAKAANLPIIGVEGREGCEWVLVDLGEVILHVMQEQTRELYQLEKLWQDFA, encoded by the coding sequence GTGCAAAGTGAGCAACTAAAGCAATTCGTATTCGACAAAGTCGATGATTTAAAAGCAAAAGATATTCAAGTTTTTGATGTATCTGCACATTCAAACATTACCGATACTATGGTGATTTGTACTGGTACTTCAAAGACTCACGTCCGTGCCATTGCAGAAAACTTAGTTTGTGAAGCTAAAGCTGCCAACCTGCCAATCATTGGCGTTGAAGGCCGTGAAGGTTGCGAGTGGGTATTAGTCGACTTAGGCGAAGTGATCCTGCATGTAATGCAAGAGCAAACTCGTGAGTTGTACCAGCTTGAAAAACTTTGGCAAGATTTCGCCTAA
- the rlmH gene encoding 23S rRNA (pseudouridine(1915)-N(3))-methyltransferase RlmH: MKLQLIAVGTKMPDWVTRGFEEYQRRFPRDMPLELIEIPAGKRGKNADIARILQKEGEQTMAVIPKGNHIVTLDLPGKTWDTPALATQMQKWQLDGRDVSLLIGGPEGLAPECKAAAHQSWCLSALTLPHPLVRIVVAESLYRAWSVNNNHPYHRE; the protein is encoded by the coding sequence ATGAAGTTACAACTGATTGCTGTCGGCACTAAAATGCCCGACTGGGTAACCCGTGGATTTGAAGAATATCAGCGCCGTTTCCCCCGTGATATGCCGTTGGAATTAATTGAAATTCCGGCCGGTAAACGTGGTAAGAATGCTGATATTGCCCGGATTTTACAGAAGGAAGGCGAACAGACAATGGCCGTCATTCCCAAAGGCAATCATATTGTGACGCTCGATCTTCCCGGTAAAACTTGGGATACTCCAGCGCTCGCAACACAAATGCAAAAATGGCAACTTGATGGTCGAGATGTCAGTCTACTGATAGGTGGTCCAGAAGGTCTTGCACCCGAATGCAAGGCAGCGGCACATCAAAGTTGGTGCTTATCAGCACTGACCTTACCGCATCCTCTGGTCAGAATTGTCGTAGCAGAAAGCTTATATCGCGCATGGAGCGTGAACAATAACCACCCCTATCATAGGGAATAA